In Castanea sativa cultivar Marrone di Chiusa Pesio chromosome 6, ASM4071231v1, a single window of DNA contains:
- the LOC142639292 gene encoding CASP-like protein 5A2 isoform X2, which yields MNVIHPTVHPIEAPPVTDAANNAIPRGRMKDMQGTPGTPGALALRFFQFAFALVALCVMATTSDFPSVTAFRYLVAAVSLQSIWSLTLAILDTYAILVRRRFRHPRVVSLFAIGDGITSTLIFTAACASASITVLIGNDLNDCARNHCTRFETATAMAFMSWFAVSPSFLLNFWTLASK from the exons ATGAATGTGATCCACCCGACGGTGCACCCAATAGAGGCGCCACCGGTGACGGACGCGGCCAATAATGCGATACCCAGAGGGAGGATGAAGGATATGCAGGGAACTCCCGGTACTCCCGGTGCCCTTGCTCTCCGCTTCTTTCAGTTCGCTTTCGCACTCGTCGCGCTTTGCGTCATGGCCACCACTAGTGACTTCCCTTCCGTCACCGCCTTCCG ATATCTTGTTGCTGCTGTCAGCTTGCAAAGCATATGGAGCCTCACTCTTGCCATTCTTGATACATATGCAATTCTAGTAAGGCGCCGTTTCCGACACCCCAGGGTTGTCAGCTTGTTTGCCATCGGTGATGGG ATCACTTCCACACTTATATTTACTGCGGCTTGTGCATCGGCTAGTATCACTGTACTTATTGGCAATGATCTGAATGATTGTGCACGAAACCATTGCACTAGATTTGAGACCGCAACAGCCATGGCATTTATGAGTTGGTTTGCTGTCTCACCatcttttttattgaatttctgGACACTGGCATCCAAATAA
- the LOC142639292 gene encoding CASP-like protein 5A2 isoform X1 has protein sequence MNVIHPTVHPIEAPPVTDAANNAIPRGRMKDMQGTPGTPGALALRFFQFAFALVALCVMATTSDFPSVTAFRYLVAAVSLQSIWSLTLAILDTYAILVRRRFRHPRVVSLFAIGDGITSTLTFTAACASAGITVLIGNDLNDCARNHCTRFETATAMAFMSWFAVSPSFLLNFWTLASK, from the exons ATGAATGTGATCCACCCGACGGTGCACCCAATAGAGGCGCCACCGGTGACGGACGCGGCCAATAATGCGATACCCAGAGGGAGGATGAAGGATATGCAGGGAACTCCCGGTACTCCCGGTGCCCTTGCTCTCCGCTTCTTTCAGTTCGCTTTCGCACTCGTCGCGCTTTGCGTCATGGCCACCACTAGTGACTTCCCTTCCGTCACCGCCTTCCG ATATCTTGTTGCTGCTGTCAGCTTGCAAAGCATATGGAGCCTCACTCTTGCCATTCTTGATACATATGCAATTCTAGTAAGGCGCCGTTTCCGACACCCCAGGGTTGTCAGCTTGTTTGCCATCGGTGATGGG ATCACTTCCACGCTTACATTTACTGCAGCTTGTGCATCGGCTGGTATCACTGTACTTATTGGCAATGATCTGAATGATTGTGCACGAAACCATTGCACGAGATTTGAGACCGCAACAGCCATGGCATTTATGAGTTGGTTTGCTGTCTCACCatcttttttattgaatttctgGACATTAGCATCCAAATAA
- the LOC142639291 gene encoding uncharacterized protein LOC142639291 isoform X1: MRRRTEISSGKPSSASREPSSESEIDRKDVGGAKARVNSPRRSPFVFLTLFALIMYSSWSVYQHQFQNLPAPLTAEKAGKRGFSEIEALKHVQALTDLGPHSVGSDALDLAFEYVLEAAKKIKEKAHWEVDVDVEAFHVRSGANQMAGGLFMGKTLLYSDLNHVVLRILPKFESEAAQNAILVSSHIDTVFSTGGAGDCSSCIAVMLELARGISQWAGFKHAVIFLFNTGEEEGLNGAHSFITQHPWNETIRMAIDLEAMGIGGKSGIFQAGPHPWAIENFASVAKYPSGQIIAQDFFSSGAIKSATDFQVYKEVAGLSGLDFAYTDNSAVYHTKNDKLELLKPGSLQHLGENMLSFLIHSAASPHLPKGNAMEQEENKGQNAAIFFDILGTYMVVFRQNFANMLYNSVIIQSLLIWITSLLMGGYPAAVSLALSCLSIILMWILALGFSVLVAFILPFVSSSPLPYVANPWLVVGLFAAPALLGALTGQHLGYLFLQTYLSTVYSKRKLLAPAIQADLIKLESERWIYKAGSVQWLILLVMGNYYKIGSSYVALVWLVPPTFAYGLLEATLSPARLPKPLKLATLLMGLAVPILISAGIFIQLAGTVIGTMVRFDRNPGSTPEWLGNVIIAAFIAAVICLTLVYLLSYVHLSGAKRSIVLATCLLFGLSFTAVFLGIVPPFTEDTARAVNVVHVVDTTGIFEGKQDISSYVSLFSTTPGKLNKEVEQIKEGLTCGRDKVVDFVAFSVKYGCWTYDDTEDGWSESDIPLLHVYRDVKKKARVTRVSVDTKGSIRWVLAVNTEEIEDFRFEVLNADNSEELVPSGIKSSVDGWHIIQFSGGKHSPTIFNLTLIWKSEFTQSAHKVDGQRGEQRPLLKLRTDWNRLTPKTEMVLEKLPSWCSLFGKSTSPHTLAFLTSLPVDF; encoded by the exons ATGCGACGGAGAACGGAAATCTCGTCGGGAAAACCGAGTTCAGCGAGTCGAGAACCGAGTTCGGAATCCGAAATTGATCGGAAAGATGTGGGGGGAGCGAAAGCTCGTGTAAATAGCCCCCGGAGATCACCGTTCGTGTTTCTGACCTTGTTCGCGTTGATCATGTACAGCTCTTGGTCAGTGTATCAGCACCAGTTCCAGAACTTGCCGGCGCCTCTCACCGCCGAGAAGGCCGGCAAAAGAGGCTTCTCCGAAATCGAAGCGTTGAAGCACGTCCAAGCCTTGACCGATTTAGGTCCTCATTCCGTCGGTTCCGATGCTCTCGACCTCGCTTTTGAG TATGTTTTGGAAGCGGCTAAGAAAATCAAGGAAAAGGCGCACTGGGAGGTTGATGTTGATGTGGAGGCTTTTCATGTACGATCTGGCGCGAACCAGATGGCCGGTGGCTTGTTTATGGGGAAAACGTTACTGTATTCGGATCTAAACCACGTCGTCTTGAGAATTCTGCCAAAATTTGAATCTGAAGCAGCACAAAATGCTATTCTGGTCTCTTCTCATATTGATACCGTGTTCTCCAC GGGAGGAGCCGGAGATTGCAGTTCATGTATAGCTGTTATGTTGGAACTTGCTCGAGGGATTTCTCAGTGGGCTGGATTTAAGCATgctgttatatttttatttaatactgGGGAGGAGGAGGGTCTAAATGGTGCTCATAGCTTCATAACTCAG CACCCCTGGAATGAAACTATCCGTATGGCTATTGATTTGGAGGCCATGGGTATTGGAGGGAAGTCTGGCATATTTCAG GCTGGTCCTCATCCTTGGGCTATTGAAAACTTTGCATCGGTAGCTAAATACCCATCTGGCCAAATCATAGCACAG gattttttttcttctggaGCCATAAAATCTGCAACAGATTTCCAGGTATACAAAGAGGTTGCTGGCCTTTCAGGGCTTGACTTTGCATACACAGATAACAGCGCAGTATACCACACCAAG AATGACAAATTAGAGCTTCTGAAACCAGGGTCTCTTCAACATCTTGGAGAAAATATGCTTTCTTTTCTGATTCACTCTGCTGCATCCCCTCATCTTCCTAAAGGCAATGCAATGGAACAAGAGGAAAATAAAGGCCAGAATGCTGCcatattttttgatattttg GGGACATATATGGTTGTATTTCGCCAAAATTTCGCAAATATGCTTTACAATTCAGTAATAATACAATCACTTCTCATTTGGATTACATCATTGCTTATGGGTGGTTATCCTGCCGCAGTTTCATTGGCCCTGTCATGTTTGAGCATTATCCTTATGTGGATATTGGCATTAGGTTTTTCTGTACTCGTTGCATTTATTCTACCCTTTGTTTCTTCATCACCACTGCCCTATGTCGCAAACCCATGGTTGGTAGTTGGGTTATTTGCTGCACCTGCTCTTCTTGGCGCATTGACTGGTCAACACTTGGgttatctttttcttcaaacttaTTTGTCCACTGTATATTCCAAGAGAAAGCTACTGGCACCTGCAATTCAAGCTGACTtgatcaagttagagtctgaAAGATGGATTTATAAAGCTGGATCTGTTCAGTGGCTCATTCTTCTTGTAATGGGAAACTACTATAAAATTGGGTCGTCTTATGTGGCTCTTGTTTGGCTGGTTCCACCAACATTTGCGT ATGGCTTGCTTGAGGCGACTCTAAGTCCAGCCCGTTTACCAAAGCCACTCAAACTTGCAACATTGCTGATGGGCCTAGCTGTACCAATTTTAATTTCTGCTGGCATTTTTATTCAGTTGGCTGGCACAGTAATTGGGACTATGGTTCGATTTGATAG GAATCCTGGTAGCACTCCCGAGTGGTTGGGGAATGTAATAATTGCGGCCTTTATTGCTGCTGTCATATGCCTGACTTTGGTGTATCTTCTTTCGTATGTCCATCTTTCAG GTGCAAAAAGATCAATTGTCCTTGCAACTTGCTTACTGTTTGGCCTCTCATTCACTGCAGTATTCTTGGGTATTGTTCCACCATTTACTGAAGACACTGCCAGAGCTGTAAAC GTTGTGCATGTTGTAGATACAACTGGAATATTTGAGGGAAAACAAGACATTAGCTCATATGTATCTTTGTTTTCTACAACTCCTGGAAAGTTGAACAAGGAGGTTGAACAGATTAAAGAAGGTTTGACTTGTGGTAGAGATAAAGTAGTTGATTTTGTTGCTTTTTCAGTCAAATATGGTTGTTGGACCTATGATGACACCGAAGATGGGTGGAGCGAATCAGATATTCCCCTGCTTCATGTCTATAGGGATGTTAAGAAGAAAGCAAGAGTAACAAGAGTTTCAGTTGATACTAAAGGTTCAATTCGTTGGGTTCTTGCAGTCAATACtgaggaaatagaagatttCAGATTTGAAG TCTTGAATGCAGATAATTCAGAGGAGTTAGTTCCATCTGGTATCAAGAGCAGTGTAGATGGATGGCACATTATTCAATTTTCGGGTGGGAAGCATTCACCTACAATATTTAATCTGACTCTTATCTGGAAGTCAGAATTTACACAATCGGCTCACAAGGTGGATGGGCAGAGAGGGGAACAGCGACCCCTTCTGAAGCTGAGAACCGATTGGAACAGGTTAACACCAAAAACTGAAATGGTTCTTGAAAAGCTTCCTTCTTGGTGTTCCCTGTTTGGCAAGTCCACGTCTCCCCACACCTTAGCTTTTCTAACTAGTCTTCCTGTTGATTTCTAA
- the LOC142639291 gene encoding uncharacterized protein LOC142639291 isoform X2 has product MRRRTEISSGKPSSASREPSSESEIDRKDVGGAKARVNSPRRSPFVFLTLFALIMYSSWSVYQHQFQNLPAPLTAEKAGKRGFSEIEALKHVQALTDLGPHSVGSDALDLAFEYVLEAAKKIKEKAHWEVDVDVEAFHVRSGANQMAGGLFMGKTLLYSDLNHVVLRILPKFESEAAQNAILVSSHIDTVFSTGGAGDCSSCIAVMLELARGISQWAGFKHAVIFLFNTGEEEGLNGAHSFITQHPWNETIRMAIDLEAMGIGGKSGIFQAGPHPWAIENFASVAKYPSGQIIAQDFFSSGAIKSATDFQVYKEVAGLSGLDFAYTDNSAVYHTKNDKLELLKPGSLQHLGENMLSFLIHSAASPHLPKGNAMEQEENKGQNAAIFFDILGTYMVVFRQNFANMLYNSVIIQSLLIWITSLLMGGYPAAVSLALSCLSIILMWILALGFSVLVAFILPFVSSSPLPYVANPWLVVGLFAAPALLGALTGQHLGYLFLQTYLSTVYSKRKLLAPAIQADLIKLESERWIYKAGSVQWLILLVMGNYYKIGSSYVALVWLVPPTFAYGLLEATLSPARLPKPLKLATLLMGLAVPILISAGIFIQLAGTVIGTMVRFDRNPGSTPEWLGNVIIAAFIAAVICLTLVYLLSYVHLSGAKRSIVLATCLLFGLSFTAVFLGIVPPFTEDTARAVNVVHVVDTTGIFEGKQDISSYVSLFSTTPGKLNKEVEQIKEGLTCGRDKVVDFVAFSVKYGCWTYDDTEDGWSESDIPLLHVYRDVKKKARVTRVSVDTKGSIRWVLAVNTEEIEDFRFEDNSEELVPSGIKSSVDGWHIIQFSGGKHSPTIFNLTLIWKSEFTQSAHKVDGQRGEQRPLLKLRTDWNRLTPKTEMVLEKLPSWCSLFGKSTSPHTLAFLTSLPVDF; this is encoded by the exons ATGCGACGGAGAACGGAAATCTCGTCGGGAAAACCGAGTTCAGCGAGTCGAGAACCGAGTTCGGAATCCGAAATTGATCGGAAAGATGTGGGGGGAGCGAAAGCTCGTGTAAATAGCCCCCGGAGATCACCGTTCGTGTTTCTGACCTTGTTCGCGTTGATCATGTACAGCTCTTGGTCAGTGTATCAGCACCAGTTCCAGAACTTGCCGGCGCCTCTCACCGCCGAGAAGGCCGGCAAAAGAGGCTTCTCCGAAATCGAAGCGTTGAAGCACGTCCAAGCCTTGACCGATTTAGGTCCTCATTCCGTCGGTTCCGATGCTCTCGACCTCGCTTTTGAG TATGTTTTGGAAGCGGCTAAGAAAATCAAGGAAAAGGCGCACTGGGAGGTTGATGTTGATGTGGAGGCTTTTCATGTACGATCTGGCGCGAACCAGATGGCCGGTGGCTTGTTTATGGGGAAAACGTTACTGTATTCGGATCTAAACCACGTCGTCTTGAGAATTCTGCCAAAATTTGAATCTGAAGCAGCACAAAATGCTATTCTGGTCTCTTCTCATATTGATACCGTGTTCTCCAC GGGAGGAGCCGGAGATTGCAGTTCATGTATAGCTGTTATGTTGGAACTTGCTCGAGGGATTTCTCAGTGGGCTGGATTTAAGCATgctgttatatttttatttaatactgGGGAGGAGGAGGGTCTAAATGGTGCTCATAGCTTCATAACTCAG CACCCCTGGAATGAAACTATCCGTATGGCTATTGATTTGGAGGCCATGGGTATTGGAGGGAAGTCTGGCATATTTCAG GCTGGTCCTCATCCTTGGGCTATTGAAAACTTTGCATCGGTAGCTAAATACCCATCTGGCCAAATCATAGCACAG gattttttttcttctggaGCCATAAAATCTGCAACAGATTTCCAGGTATACAAAGAGGTTGCTGGCCTTTCAGGGCTTGACTTTGCATACACAGATAACAGCGCAGTATACCACACCAAG AATGACAAATTAGAGCTTCTGAAACCAGGGTCTCTTCAACATCTTGGAGAAAATATGCTTTCTTTTCTGATTCACTCTGCTGCATCCCCTCATCTTCCTAAAGGCAATGCAATGGAACAAGAGGAAAATAAAGGCCAGAATGCTGCcatattttttgatattttg GGGACATATATGGTTGTATTTCGCCAAAATTTCGCAAATATGCTTTACAATTCAGTAATAATACAATCACTTCTCATTTGGATTACATCATTGCTTATGGGTGGTTATCCTGCCGCAGTTTCATTGGCCCTGTCATGTTTGAGCATTATCCTTATGTGGATATTGGCATTAGGTTTTTCTGTACTCGTTGCATTTATTCTACCCTTTGTTTCTTCATCACCACTGCCCTATGTCGCAAACCCATGGTTGGTAGTTGGGTTATTTGCTGCACCTGCTCTTCTTGGCGCATTGACTGGTCAACACTTGGgttatctttttcttcaaacttaTTTGTCCACTGTATATTCCAAGAGAAAGCTACTGGCACCTGCAATTCAAGCTGACTtgatcaagttagagtctgaAAGATGGATTTATAAAGCTGGATCTGTTCAGTGGCTCATTCTTCTTGTAATGGGAAACTACTATAAAATTGGGTCGTCTTATGTGGCTCTTGTTTGGCTGGTTCCACCAACATTTGCGT ATGGCTTGCTTGAGGCGACTCTAAGTCCAGCCCGTTTACCAAAGCCACTCAAACTTGCAACATTGCTGATGGGCCTAGCTGTACCAATTTTAATTTCTGCTGGCATTTTTATTCAGTTGGCTGGCACAGTAATTGGGACTATGGTTCGATTTGATAG GAATCCTGGTAGCACTCCCGAGTGGTTGGGGAATGTAATAATTGCGGCCTTTATTGCTGCTGTCATATGCCTGACTTTGGTGTATCTTCTTTCGTATGTCCATCTTTCAG GTGCAAAAAGATCAATTGTCCTTGCAACTTGCTTACTGTTTGGCCTCTCATTCACTGCAGTATTCTTGGGTATTGTTCCACCATTTACTGAAGACACTGCCAGAGCTGTAAAC GTTGTGCATGTTGTAGATACAACTGGAATATTTGAGGGAAAACAAGACATTAGCTCATATGTATCTTTGTTTTCTACAACTCCTGGAAAGTTGAACAAGGAGGTTGAACAGATTAAAGAAGGTTTGACTTGTGGTAGAGATAAAGTAGTTGATTTTGTTGCTTTTTCAGTCAAATATGGTTGTTGGACCTATGATGACACCGAAGATGGGTGGAGCGAATCAGATATTCCCCTGCTTCATGTCTATAGGGATGTTAAGAAGAAAGCAAGAGTAACAAGAGTTTCAGTTGATACTAAAGGTTCAATTCGTTGGGTTCTTGCAGTCAATACtgaggaaatagaagatttCAGATTTGAAG ATAATTCAGAGGAGTTAGTTCCATCTGGTATCAAGAGCAGTGTAGATGGATGGCACATTATTCAATTTTCGGGTGGGAAGCATTCACCTACAATATTTAATCTGACTCTTATCTGGAAGTCAGAATTTACACAATCGGCTCACAAGGTGGATGGGCAGAGAGGGGAACAGCGACCCCTTCTGAAGCTGAGAACCGATTGGAACAGGTTAACACCAAAAACTGAAATGGTTCTTGAAAAGCTTCCTTCTTGGTGTTCCCTGTTTGGCAAGTCCACGTCTCCCCACACCTTAGCTTTTCTAACTAGTCTTCCTGTTGATTTCTAA
- the LOC142638378 gene encoding GCN5-related N-acetyltransferase 4, chloroplastic codes for MRSIPLGVSVSPTSTFVNSSKTTSSCLTFKKKPQKQNPSFFSTPRAHHHRSSHEFSPFCPSKSGVCQASQVVDLFPTVSPGIVVREARLEDCWEVAETHCSSFFPEYNFPLDFVLRLDRLVAMLAGLSVPDGCRRTCLVAVLGSSADETFLFGPEDFKIGSFDGKFSLNRGYVAGILTIDTVADFLPRKGPLRQRRTGIAYISNVAVRERFRRKGIAKKLIAKAEAQARSWGCRAIALHCDLNNPGATKLYKGQGFRSIKVPEGANWPQPKTSPDVRFSFMMKLLNTSAAAQIRHEHVIS; via the exons ATGCGGAGCATACCACTTGGAGTCTCAGTTTCCCCAACCTCAACCTTTGTAAACTCATCTAAAACCACCTCTTCTTGTCTTACTTTTAAGAAGAAgccacaaaaacaaaacccatctTTCTTTTCCACTCCAAGGGCTCATCATCATCGCTCCTCTCATGAATTCTCTCCCTTTTGTCCCTCCAAATCTG GAGTTTGCCAAGCGAGTCAAGTGGTTGATTTATTTCCCACCGTGTCTCCTGGAATTGTTGTTAGGGAGGCCAGGTTAGAGGACTGTTGGGAAGTGGCTGAGACCCACTGCAGCTCTTTCTTCCCTGAATACAACTTCCCATTAGATTTTGTGCTGAGGCTTGATAGGCTGGTGGCAATGCTAGCCGGATTGTCTGTACCTGATGGTTGCAGGAGAACTTGTTTGGTTGCTGTACTTGGTAGTTCTGCTGATGAAACCTTCCTTTTTGGACCCGAAGATTTCAAAATTGGTAGTTTTGATGGGAAATTCAGTCTCAATAGGGGGTATGTGGCTGGAATTTTAACAATCGATACTGTGGCTGATTTCCTTCCGAGGAAAGGACCACTCCGGCAGAGAAG GACTGGAATTGCATATATATCAAATGTTGCTGTTCGGGAGAGATTCCGACGCAAAGGAATAGCTAAAAAGCTCATAGCAAAAGCTGAGGCTCAAGCCAGGAGCTGGGGCTGCCGTGCCATTGCATTGCACTGTGACTTAAACAATCCCGGGGCTACAAAGTTGTATAAAGGCCAGGGTTTCAGATCTATTAAGGTGCCAGAAGGAGCAAACTGGCCCCAACCCAAGACCTCTCCAGATGTTAGGTTCAGCTTCATGATGAAGCTTCTTAACACATCAGCTGCAGCACAGATTCGCCATGAGCATGTGATAAGTTAG